A segment of the Kazachstania africana CBS 2517 chromosome 2, complete genome genome:
CGTCAGTAAAATCTCCTACCattttattggaaaatagAGAATTAGGAAGCTCTCTCAGGtacattttgaaacaacCAGCAATTGCATTAATCTCAAACCATCTATCATCTTCCAAAGTGAAGGAATTATCAACTGCgccttcttcatcaaaggCATTTTTTAGGGCATTTATACTACCCACCGAACCAGGAATTCTGTAAAGACCAATTTCGTCAAGTCCACGCAATTCGATTTCCTCCAAAAGCTTCACGACGATTGTTGGAACTATAGTACCCTCACGCTCGCAGATATCTTCCAGTGGAactccaaaaattttattatgtGTTTTACCCCTGTATTTTTGTGAATGAAATGAGTAGCGCTTCGAAGTTTTGATCATTTTGATCCAGTCATATAAGTCATTAGCACCAACAGTTTGAAACATATGCTCTTGACCATTCTGcataataattttgaaggaatAATTGTAAGCAGGGTTCTTTCTGTGGTTGATTATTTCCACAATGTTTTTGATTTCGAATGTCTTTAGTGATAGCACTGGTTTGGattcatttatcaaaatttcaggAAGGTATTTAGgatcaattgattttttaccATCTTGATTCAACGCAGCATTTAaagaataatttgatgTGGATGTGTTGAACCCAGCTACAGAAAACGGTCTCCTAAAAAATCCACCTAGCTTTTTTCCAACGCCACCACTGGTGGTACCACTATTTAATACAGTGGAACCCTTGGTAGACACCGCAGAAACAGAACCTCTATTAGCTCTTGCCAAAGAAATGGAAGGTGAAGATGCAGATGGAGAAAATCCAGCATCATTATTGGAAGATCTCAAGCGTGCAGATGAATTGGCTCCGATTGAGATAGAATCTCTATGATCACGACTCAATGCTTGATTAACTCTTCtagaatcttcttcttgtatGGTTAACGTCTCTAATTTACTACTTTCACGTTTCACCTTCTCTGTTTCTAACGCAAGTAACTCATTAAATAAGCCATTTCCTTGGAATTTGATCGACTTAGCTTCTGTTGCGGCAACGATTTTGATGCGCTTTCTATAAGCCTTGTTGACGTCCTCAAAATCGTTGAATAGTACATTCCCAAATTTATCGTCCCCATGCATTGTAGCCTCAGGAATTaaatccaaaaaattagaaatgaGATTATTAGTAAATCTTCTTTTATCgaaattaattaatttcGAATTATTGATACTCATATTTGGTACAAATTGCgaaatttctaataatcGGCCAATGAACCAGCCTGGACAAGTAGATAAGTTCTTTGTCTTTGTAGAAAATACATTATCAAGCTCCaaaaatcttctaataTGGTGATTATCTATGCTAATCAAAACGTTAGATACTTTGGTAGAAGGGctatttgataataagtTAAGAGCTGCGTTCCATGCATGTTCGAAGTATCTACTTTCAGGTGATACCATAGCATTGCAAATTGCAGTTTCAATGAAGGATGGAATATGAGGACATATTTGACttgaatcttcttcttcagaagCGAATAAATCTATAGATGAATTCTTCCAGCGCACGTAATTTAAAATCTGTAAAGTCTTTGCACAGCATTTTACACGCTCCTCATAAGTTTTATTGAAGTCGGTTGCGGCAAACATAAATAAAGTACCTAAAGAAGAATGAAGCCTTACCAAAAGTTGAACAGAAGAAGGCAGTCTTTGGAAAGGCTTGAAGGATTTTTTAGAGTCGCCTTCAATGgttaaagaaaataaccAGTTGAAAACATTGGATATTTCCATATCTTTCAACtgaaatgaatttgaatttacCATGTTAGCAGATGATGACAATAATGGATATGAGAAAAATGAGGTAAGTGATTCAGTCGATGCCAGTTCGAAAACCTGATATACACTAAACCATTCCTGCTTGCTGACCATGGCTGTCTTTCTTGCAAGTAAGTCATCTAGTTCACAAACCCAGTCTATAATCTCTTCATAACTATCATATTTTAGCTCCTTAAACCTTGAGACCATAggatccaaaatttttccctcttcaatttgaaagcCTAGTTCAACAAGTGGCAATGCTTTATATGATTCTAAAAGTTCCATAATTTGCCTTCTTGTTTTACCAATACCCACTGGCTTATAAAGTTGATTTTGATAGTTGATTTTGGTTTTTTCATAAGTTTCTTTCAAGTTATCTACCAACAGCTCAATCTCATTTGTATTTTCATTGCTTGATTCGGATGtcttttttaattctttaattctAGCGGGCCACTCTTGCgaaatttccttttccattattttcaaaatatctaaGAAAGTGGAGTTACATTTAGCATCTTCTGTGAAATCAATATAATGATATAGAACTAGATGGAGGATAGCTTCGGCTGCTCCAAGTTGGATTTTGACGACAGAAGAAAGATCGACCCCACTGGCGTTTGATGATTTAGAGTCCCAAATTGGAAACTTAAGTTCAGAAGAAGCGCTGTTCGCGTAATCATCGTCAGAATTGTTTAATATCCTTGAAATTGCAGCTGCACAGCTTTTAGCACCAATGAATCTTTTTGCTAGGTTTTCTAAAACAGGTAGCGTTGTCGTAAAGCTCTTGTAAGtgttgaagaaagtttCGGTGAAATTGTCATTATCCATAACCAGTTTTAAAAAGGCATAGTCTAGTAAACCCACATTGTTGTTTTCAGTAGTTTCCACATTATGTGATGCTGAGTTACTATTTCcttgtcttcttcttttattgtgataatatttttccaaatccTTACTTTCGACCAATTTTGAGAATATATTGGCCGTCAAAACAAGAAGGTCCAGCATCTTATCCAATGAAGCAGCCTTCAAGACCACTTGAATGAAAGATTCCTGCAAAGAATCGGGTACAGTaccaatatttttgaaaaaatccatAGTTTCTAAAGATTTGCTGAATCTTTCTGAGTCCCTTGAggatttgatatttttatttgagGCTCCATTAAAAGAGTATTGAGAAAACCTCTTTGGAGACTCTACCACTAAACTAGCAGCAGAGGATTTAGAATCattgacaaaatttgatttgaagattAAATCGTCTGAAACATGAAAAACATCTGTGTCGATGTTGAAGACATCTCtgattgatttcattaaaaattgtttaCTTGAAGGAATTAACTCCAGCTCCTTTAACAATGGATCATCGATATTTTCAACCCCAGTAATTTGGTTTTTATCAATGATAGAAGGGTTCGTAGAGGAAAGCATGACTGGGTTACTCACGGGGAGCGACTTCGATGACCGCACTGATGACCTAGGTGGAGGCACGATCTTCACAGATGTGGATGATCCGGCAGCGCCAATTAACGATTGCTGAGGGAATATTGAATAAGACGGCAGCAtggtattgaaaagaattggTAAGTAACTGCCCGTTATTAGTGCACTCCTTCGAAACCCAATTTTTGAGTAGGCTTTTTGATCTATTACGGGCGGTTCTTGTTTCAAACTTAAATCCATAAGTTTTTGTATGGTTAAAGGAGGTCGAGTAATATGATACTTCCAAAACTGATAAATATTGCTAGTTTCGGGATTAATATCCCTTATCTGGCTAGCAGCTCTTACGTCATTATCTTCGGCATCAATAGCATCTAGCCTTTGATGCCATTTGTGGAATGCATTCTTGGTAcgatttatttttttctgtaaATACTTGAATTTTGTCTCTTGTGGTAGATTGTTGGtatgaattattaaatcGCCGAAATATGAAATGACATTTGACCTTATGAAAGAATTATCTAAATTAGGTGGTGCCAAGATAAATACACTACTCGTTGGTTTTGAAGACATGTTTCTCCTGTCTAACTGGGCTATG
Coding sequences within it:
- the BEM2 gene encoding GTPase-activating protein BEM2 (similar to Saccharomyces cerevisiae BEM2 (YER155C); ancestral locus Anc_8.207) — encoded protein: MKNFLWSSKHKKSSNLKTSSSPNSTGRDSYTVQKSSSRSSLSGSQSSSSSLSQYLHGTHHSSRNGRNLSLPLSNSNSHLPTENYNRRSTSKLPLRDHSNSPLTHTTSDVYLSDPNSKLTRSSLSTSRENSSLISEDIGSISSKNRSQSHDALSMHNSTIIQTDRSSPDQSRRSTLPDILSSMTLNDSAPNLARESTNSIQDTINLNDENYDSTVLKFGWINRSHGQIIAQNTMTSSASYQALRSDNKTNYRESRLYNSDLVTNNGSVPNDSAEMISSRNSLILDSQKIPDYRIYKAQLKGCVFNLYKSGLGNNVKSFDPQIPSDEIQKNDENSQEYQQRRTSTHSSLSNIDNYNNTNSDKKFTHNSKYELRYLNDKGPHPDLKLDQDGNILGGTIESLCHTVVFSRSAPSSHDEHQTQVDAAKEQRHIINLILILPLINHLVNFLVIFNHFGLTFTKHKSKLTSESLQYCNISSTSDNLMTDRLALVVKTLLDVLPGYLLDNEIFHATLQLLDTLSLHNDEVSNRLKISVADKHNELTKLTSFVNSRDTTTNADITDSILNVNNFLASNIKDIAEQVHNINLKFDKIWAPRFDYSLLYSSEFTNTKLIAMNPLVFNNNENVHYLGRLLISHLFDTSSDMNPRLRAKLLVKWVQLGSRFEHLGDMVSWLAIATIMCSVPILRLLSSWKHVPESTLKVIFRDWVPTIAQLDRRNMSSKPTSSVFILAPPNLDNSFIRSNVISYFGDLIIHTNNLPQETKFKYLQKKINRTKNAFHKWHQRLDAIDAEDNDVRAASQIRDINPETSNIYQFWKYHITRPPLTIQKLMDLSLKQEPPVIDQKAYSKIGFRRSALITGSYLPILFNTMLPSYSIFPQQSLIGAAGSSTSVKIVPPPRSSVRSSKSLPVSNPVMLSSTNPSIIDKNQITGVENIDDPLLKELELIPSSKQFLMKSIRDVFNIDTDVFHVSDDLIFKSNFVNDSKSSAASLVVESPKRFSQYSFNGASNKNIKSSRDSERFSKSLETMDFFKNIGTVPDSLQESFIQVVLKAASLDKMLDLLVLTANIFSKLVESKDLEKYYHNKRRRQGNSNSASHNVETTENNNVGLLDYAFLKLVMDNDNFTETFFNTYKSFTTTLPVLENLAKRFIGAKSCAAAISRILNNSDDDYANSASSELKFPIWDSKSSNASGVDLSSVVKIQLGAAEAILHLVLYHYIDFTEDAKCNSTFLDILKIMEKEISQEWPARIKELKKTSESSNENTNEIELLVDNLKETYEKTKINYQNQLYKPVGIGKTRRQIMELLESYKALPLVELGFQIEEGKILDPMVSRFKELKYDSYEEIIDWVCELDDLLARKTAMVSKQEWFSVYQVFELASTESLTSFFSYPLLSSSANMVNSNSFQLKDMEISNVFNWLFSLTIEGDSKKSFKPFQRLPSSVQLLVRLHSSLGTLFMFAATDFNKTYEERVKCCAKTLQILNYVRWKNSSIDLFASEEEDSSQICPHIPSFIETAICNAMVSPESRYFEHAWNAALNLLSNSPSTKVSNVLISIDNHHIRRFLELDNVFSTKTKNLSTCPGWFIGRLLEISQFVPNMSINNSKLINFDKRRFTNNLISNFLDLIPEATMHGDDKFGNVLFNDFEDVNKAYRKRIKIVAATEAKSIKFQGNGLFNELLALETEKVKRESSKLETLTIQEEDSRRVNQALSRDHRDSISIGANSSARLRSSNNDAGFSPSASSPSISLARANRGSVSAVSTKGSTVLNSGTTSGGVGKKLGGFFRRPFSVAGFNTSTSNYSLNAALNQDGKKSIDPKYLPEILINESKPVLSLKTFEIKNIVEIINHRKNPAYNYSFKIIMQNGQEHMFQTVGANDLYDWIKMIKTSKRYSFHSQKYRGKTHNKIFGVPLEDICEREGTIVPTIVVKLLEEIELRGLDEIGLYRIPGSVGSINALKNAFDEEGAVDNSFTLEDDRWFEINAIAGCFKMYLRELPNSLFSNKMVGDFTDVAMRLRSSELKYDDYNRELVALLNKLPACYYETMKRIVFHLNKVHQHVSNNRMDASNLAIVFSMSFIDQEDLASSMGQKLGAIQTILQHFIKSPGDFFAQ